From Drosophila virilis strain 15010-1051.87 chromosome X, Dvir_AGI_RSII-ME, whole genome shotgun sequence, the proteins below share one genomic window:
- the Ir8a gene encoding glutamate receptor ionotropic, kainate 2, translated as MRDMESGTWTCQLAWTMTQSEHLQLMASMVRLDIFGLWALCLGIGIGLNQSLASAGELRITFWIEPVQRSEFEADIAIVLKELDALQLDVTIIDTVVQLTRNDGQQDMDRFCEILSSMGSSVIVDLSYSRWSEGYELARMHGIAYVRLERVMRPFLDMFGDFMRQKRANNVAMIFQNARDTMEAMKQLMAGYPFRALILDASDTQSEDFVTRITSLRPPPTYYAMFARGAAMNGLFERVDLGKLFKRPTEWHFIFLDTRDRVFKYRRQVELATRFTLNARAICRSMQMRDLYCGSGFTLHRGLLLDVLRSLSYAAQISESFPQPVYLDCNASAEANSAEAANSLWLENVHWSNFVGYVPSSETLAPLAEEEPVPNLSFVANISIGYYSSEHEAKTDLAVWGAGELRLLNETISPSRRFFRIGTAESLPWSYYRRNPDTGELLRTRNGDPIWEGYCIDFMERLAEKLNFGYEIVAPKQGHMGERNELGEWDGVIGDLVSGETDFAIAALKMYSEREEVVDFLPPYYEQTGISIVMRKPMRRTSLFKFMTVLRLEVWLSIVAALVGTALMIWFMDKYSPYSSRNNRDAYPYECREFTLRESFWFALTSFTPQGGGEAPKAISGRLLVAAYWLFVVLMLATFTANLAAFLTVERMQTPVQSLEQLARQSRINYTVVKDSDTHHYFMNMKFAEDTLYRLWKELALNASRDFRKFRIWDYPIKEQFGHILLAINSSKPVQNATEGFEKVDAHGNADYAFIHDSAEIKYEVTRNCNLTEVGEVFAEQPYAVAVQQGSHLGDELSYAILELQKDRFFEQLKAKYWNLSNVRNCPLSEDQEGITLESLGGVFIATLLGLILAMITLAFEVMYYQRKQNSMALVTQVKPLEVNDTSTKLAWLDAKGNAADKAVKSKKSSKLTPPPSFEAATFRGKKPPGTITLGVGEFKPRIREHGLHSRRELATTSTEPHIGYME; from the exons ATGAGGGACATGGAAAGTGGAACGTGGACATGTCAATTGGCATGGACAATGACGCAGTCTGAGCACTTGCAGCTGATGGCCAGTATGGTTAGGTTGGACATTTTTGGGCTCTGGGCTCTGTGCCTGGGCATTGGCATAGGCCTAAACCAAAGCCTGGCCAGCGCTGGGGAGCTTAGGATAA CCTTTTGGATTGAGCCAGTGCAGCGATCAGAGTTTGAAGCGGACATTGCGATTGTGCTAAAGGAACTGGATGCACTGCAGCTGGATGTGACCATTATCGATACGGTGGTGCAGCTGACGCGCAACGACGGGCAGCAGGACATGGACAGAT TTTGTGAGATTCTGAGCAGCATGGGCAGCTCCGTGATCGTGGATCTTAGCTATAGCCGCTGGTCAGAGGGCTACGAGCTGGCGCGCATGCATGGCATTGCGTATGTGCGTCTGGAGCGTGTCATGCGTCCCTTTCTGGACATGTTTGGCGATTTTATGCGTCAGAAGCGTGCAAACAATGTGGCCATGATCTTTCAAAATGCTCGCGACACAATGGAGGCCATGAAACAGCTAATGGCTGGCTATCCCTTTCGCGCTCTCATCCTGGATGCCAGCGATACGCAGTCCGAGGATTTTGTCACGCGCATCACTTCGTTGCGTCCTCCGCCCACCTATTATGCAATGTTCGCCCGTGGCGCCGCCATGAACGGTCTCTTCGAGCGC GTGGATCTGGGCAAACTATTCAAACGACCCACCGAATGGCACTTTATCTTTCTGGACACCAGAGATCGCGTTTTTAAGTACAGGCGACAGGTGGAGCTTGCGACACGATTTACACTGAACGCACGCGCCATTTGCCGTTCCATGCAGATGCGAGATCTTTACTGCGGAAGCGGTTTTACG CTACACCGCGGCCTGTTGCTGGATGTGCTGCGCAGTCTCAGCTATGCAGCGCAGATCAGCGAATCGTTTCCGCAGCCAGTTTACCTGGATTGCAATGCCAGCGCCGAGGCAAACAGTGCTGAGGCCGCCAACAGCCTTTGGTTGGAGAATGTGCACTGGAGCAATTTTGTGGGCTATGTGCCGAGCAGCGAGACGCTGGCACCGTTGGCCGAAGAGGAGCCCGTGCCCAATTTGAGCTTTGTGGCGAATATTTCGATTGGCTACTATTCCAGCGAACATGAGGCCAAGACGGACCTGGCCGTTTGGGGAGCTGGCGAGCTGCGACTGCTCAACGAGACAATTAGCCCAAGTCGGCGCTTCTTTCGTATTGGCACCGCCGAGAGCCTGCCCTGGAGCTATTATCGCCGCAATCCGGACACCGGCGAACTGCTGCGTACCAGAAACGGTGATCCCATCTGGGAGGGCTATTGCATCGATTTTATGGAACGGCTGGCAGAGAAGCTAAACTTTGGCTACGAAATTGTGGCGCCCAAGCAGGGACACATGGGCGAGCGCAACGAGCTGGGCGAATGGGATGGCGTCATTGGTGACCTGGTCAGCGGCGAGACAGACTTTGCCATCGCTGCACTCAAGATGTACTCGGAGCGCGAGGAAGTGGTTGACTTCTTGCCGCCCTACTACGAGCAGACTGGCATCTCGATAGTTATGCGCAAGCCGATGCGACGCACCTCGCTCTTCAAGTTCATGACGGTGCTGCGCCTGGAGGTATGGCTAAGCATTGTGGCCGCCCTGGTGGGCACGGCACTGATGATCTGGTTCATGGACAAGTATTCGCCGTACAGTTCGCGCAACAATCGCGATGCCTATCCGTACGAGTGTCGGGAGTTTACGCTACGCGAAAGCTTCTGGTTTGCCCTGACCTCGTTCACGCCGCAAGGTGGCGGCGAGGCGCCCAAGGCGATATCCGGACGCCTGCTGGTTGCCGCCTACTGGCTATTTGTGGTGCTCATGCTGGCCACGTTTACGGCAAACTTGGCTGCGTTTCTTACGGTCGAGCGCATGCAGACGCCGGTGCAGTCGCTGGAGCAGCTGGCGCGACAATCACGCATTAATTACACTGTCGTCAAGGATTCGGACACGCATCACTATTTCATGAACATGAAATTCGCCGAAGATACGCTATATCGGCTGTGGAAAGAGCTGGCACTGAATGCATCTCGTGACTTTCGCAAGTTCCGCATCTGGGACTATCCCATTAAGGAACAGTTTGGGCACATACTCCTGGCCATCAATAGCTCGAAGCCAGTCCAGAATGCGACCGAAGGTTTTGAAAAAGTGGATGCGCATGGAAATGCGGACTATGCGTTCATACACGACTCCGCGGAAATCAAGTACGAGGTGACCAGGAACTGCAATCTAACGGAGGTGGGCGAAGTATTCGCCGAGCAACCCTATGCCGTTGCCGTGCAACAGGGTAGCCATTTGGGG GATGAGCTAAGCTATGCGATTTTGGAGCTACAGAAGGATCGTTTCTTTGAGCAGCTCAAGGCGAAATACTGGAATCTATCTAATGTACGCAACTGTCCCCTTTCCGAGGATCAGGAGGGCATTACCCTGGAGAGCTTGGGCGGCGTATTCATAGCCACACTGCTTGGCCTCATTCTGGCCATGATCACGCTGGCCTTTGAGGTGATGTACTATCAGAGGAAGCAAAATTCCATGGCATTGGTAACGCAGGTCAAGCCGCTGGAAGTCAATGATACGTCCACCAAACTGGCCTGGCTCGATGCCAAGGGCAATGCTGCGGATAAGGCCGTCAAATCGAAAAAGTCGTCTAAACTGACGCCCCCGCCCTCATTTGAGGCAGCCACATTTCGTGGCAAGAAGCCACCAGGAACCATAACGCTGGGTGTTGGCGAGTTCAAGCCGCGAATCCGTGAGCATGGCCTGCACTCGCGCCGTGAGCTTGCCACAACCTCAACGGAGCCCCACATTGGTTATATGGAATAA